The Methanomicrobia archaeon sequence CTGTGATAGGGTTTATGATACCGGTCGTGATCTGCTTCACGCCGGCATAATCGAGGGTGAGGACATGCTGCCGGAAACTGCTTTGGTAAAATTGATGTGGGTCTTAGGTCAGACGAGGGATATGGGGGAAGTGAGACGCATGATGCATGAGAACATTGCAGGAGAGATAAAAGGGAGGCGCACGCTATGAACATACTTGCTATTGATATCGGTGCGGGAACGCAAGATATAATGGTGTACGACAGCGTGAAGGGCTTTGATGACGCTTACAAGCTCGTTCTGCCTTCTCCTACGCGCATCTTCGCCGATGAAGTACGACGAACCCGGGAGGATATTGTCATCTTTGGAGACACGATGGGTGGGGGCCCCTTCACGCATGCCATTCTCGACCATCTCAAGAACTACAAGGTTTACATGACCGAAAGTGCCGCACGAACGATCAGGGATGATTTAGAGAGTGTTAAAAAAATAGGTGTTGAGATTATAACCGAGGAGGAGTTTGAGGAGCTGAGTGAAACCGCGGCACCGATAAAAATTGCGGACTTCAATCTCCAGCTTTTACCGACTCTTGCGTCCTTCGGTGTTGATACTGCTTTTGACGCCATTGCGATCGCGGTTCAGGACCACGGTGTGGCGCCACAGGGCGTTACCGATCGCGAAAATAGATTCCAGCTAATCGAGGAGAAGTTGGGCAGCGGTGTAGAATCCTTCGCGTATCTCGACGGCGTGCCGGAGAATCTGAGCAGGATGCGCGCGATATATCGGTCAGTGAAACGATGGTTTGATGGCAATCTACTCTTAATGGATACGGGCCCGGCTGCGATCTTAGGCTCGCTTGAAGACGACCAGGTGAGAGAGAAGAAGAAGGCTGTGTGCATAAACGTCGGAAACGCGCACACCATTGCGATGTCCTTGGAAGACGGTCAAATAGCCGGCGTCTTCGAGCATCACACACATCTCCTTGACCAACCAAAGCTCGAGACCTACATCAAAAAGCTCTCTGATGGAACGATAACCTTTAAAGAGGTATTTGATGATGGCGGCCACGGTGCAGTAGTACAAGGAGCAAACCAGCCTGAGATCGTATCGCTAACCGGACCACGACGAGGTGAAATGAGAGGTCTCGGTATGTTCGCCGCGCCCGCAGGTGATATGATGATGACTGGCCCGGTGGGGTTGATAAAAGCAGTGCTAAATCGTCTGTGAGTCTGAGAATCCACAAATGATCCTTAAATCCATCATTCCGTTTGTTTCAATCGTGCTCTTCCTACTGGCGCTCGTATTCCGTAAAAGAGCAGTAGGCGCTCTGGGCTGGGCAGTTTTTGCCCTTTACTGCGCTGATGAAGTCTCGTTCTATCTCAACAAGGGCGAATACTTTGACGCGTCTATAGCAGTTATTTTTCTCGTGTTTACGCTGCTTTTTGCTGCTCTTATGGTGAAATCACCGCCAGTGCTAAGCGAAAAGGACGGCGAAGATCTGTTTCTCACCATCACCCGAATTGCCGTGATCACCGCCGTCTTTTACTTCCCGTTCGCTGAAATACCCGCGCTTGAGACGTTCATTATTTACGCCACCACGAAGATCACGACCACCGTGCTCTCTCTTTTCAACGTAGGCGTATATATGGTCTATCCCTCCAGCATTTACTCCACCAGCAGCTCGTTCCACGCGGTTTACAAGCCGATAGAGATTGTCTTAGCGTGCACGGCGATCCAGAGTATGGTCCTCTTTGCAGGTTTGGCATTCGGCGTCAACGCACCGCGTGAACGCAAATTAAAGGCTTTTTTGGTCTCCGTTCCCACTATTTACGTGCTGAACATCGTCCGAAACGTCTTTGTCGCCGCGGCGTATTTCGAGCTGTGGTTTGGCCCACCGCTCCAGAGCTTTTACATCGCACACGGCATAATCGCGCGGATATTCGTGATGATCTCGTTAATCGCGGTTGCTTACGCTGTGTTCATAATACTTCCCGAGGCGTTGGACATAATCGAGGATTTCTTCCGCGTTCTACTCAGGAAACAGCGCGTTTAACCTTTTCTAAGGGGATAGTAGGCTTAAATATCGTATGATTACCGTTAACCTTAGTGGAAGCGGCTTGGATCGACGAACTTTTCACCAGTACTAAACGATCGCATTTTATTCGTGGTTTGCTGGAGTGGCGTGGCACTTAATTAAGTATTTTAAAGTAAAAAATGTTTTAATGGTAGAAAGTGCTATTAAGCACCGCACATCACGCTATGAATATGAGAATGAAGCCGTAAGAAACGGTACACACCGGTCAAACTCAGGAATCGGACAGTTATAGTGGAGATTTGATGGCAAATGTCGGGAGAGCAAAAGGGTATAAGGATCCTGCATGTGGACGACGAGTCGAGTTTCCTCACGTTGACAAAGAGTTTTTTGGAGCGTGGAGATGCGGGTTTTCATGTGGATAGCGCAACCTCCGCAGAAGAGGGCATCATGCTCTTGAAGAGCGGGAACTACGATTTAGTCATCTCGGACTATCGGATGCCGGGAATGGATGGCCTGAAATTCCTCGAACGCCTTCGACAGGATGGTGAGACGGTTCCCTTTATTATGTTCACCGGGAAAGGGCGAGAAGAAGTTGCGATAGAAGCCTTGAACAAAGGTGCTAACCACTACATGCAGAAAGGCGGAGATTTGAAGAGCCTCTATGGAACCTTGGCACATGCGATTAAAGAAGTGGTAGCGAAAAAGAGAGCAGAAGAAGCGCTCCAAAAATCGGAGGAGATGTATCGAACTCTCTTCGAAAATACCGGAACCGCGATGATGATCGTCGAGGAGGACATGGTCATATCACATATTAATGATGAAATGGTGAATATGTCAGGGTACTCCAAAGACGAGATTGAAGGCCGGGTGAAATGGCCAGAATTGGTCATGCAAGATGATCGGGAGAGGATGCTGAAATATCACCGCTTGCGGCGGAGTGATCAAGAGGTTGCACCAAAGAGTTACGAATTCCGATTTATCCATAAACAGGGAGATGCCCGAGATGCTTCCCTGACCGTCACAATACTTCCAGGAACGAAAAAAAGCGTGATCTCTATCAAGGACATCACCGAGAAAAAAAGGATGGAAGACGAACTCCGGCGATCGGGAACCCTGTATAGAACCTTCTTCGAAGTTACCAATGCTCCTACGGTGGTGCTCAACGAGGACGGGACATTTTATCGCGTAAATAAGGAAGGTGCGAAAATCTCAGGGTTCACCAAAGAGGAGCTGGAGGGCAAGAAGAGCTGGACCGAATTCATCGCGAATGCCGAGGATCTTGAAAGGATGAAAAACATCCATCGATTGCGACGAGACAATCCTGATAACGCTCCAATGCACTATGAATTCCTATTCCGAGACCGGTATGGAAATCTTCGGAACATCTATGTGGCTGCTGCATTGATCCCCGAAACAAAAAAGAGTGTGGTATCATTCATGGATATCACCGAACGCAAACAGATGGAGCAAGAAATTCAATCAATTCTTGAATCGGTGCCAACCGGTATGTTCTTTATCGATTTTAAGGACCCTGACGGCAGGTTTGTGCGTGTAAACAAGGCGCTCGCAGAACGATATGGAATGAAACCTGAGGAGTTTAAAGGCAAAACAACCAGGCAACTCTTTCCAAATGACGCTGACAACTATATCAAAAGCGATAGAAGAGTCCAGAAGAGTGGCAAACCACGGATAGAAAAAATTAGAAAGATCACCACACTGGAAGGTGTGAGATGGGTGCGATTAGACAAAGTCCCCGTCAAAGATGCTGACGGCAAGGTTATCGGTATAATAGGATCGGAAGTGGACATCACAGAGCGCAAACAGATGGAAGACCAGCTGAAAGAATCCGAACTGAAATTTAGAACTATTTTTGACCGCGCCGTTGATGGGATCCTTGTGGTAGATACCGATACAAAAAGATTCATCATGGCAAATGAAGCGATAAGTCGGATGTTGGGTTATACGTTGGAAGAGCTCCTGAACATGGGCCCGATGGATGTCATTCCCAAAGAGCAACAGCCGCAACGCAGGGAGGAACTCGAAAAAGCGTTTACGGGGGAAATTAAAGGTATGCCAAATATTCCTTTTGAAAGAAAAGACGGCCGTGTCATTTATGTCAACATCAACGCGGGTCTGATGAAGTTCCATGCAAAGACCTATCTCGCGGGTATTATTAGAAACATCACCGAGCAGAAACGAGCGGATGAAGAACGAGAACGCCTTCTTAGCGAGCTGGAAGCAAAAAATACCGAGCTTGAGCGGTTTACCTATACGGTCTCGCATGACCTCAGCTCGCCACTCTTTGCTATCCGGGGCTTTACGTCGCTCATGAGAGAAGATTTGGAGCAGAGCGAAACGGAGAACCTGAATAGCCATTTAGAACGAATAGAAACCGCAGCCGTAAAGATGGAACACTTTTTGCGTGATACTCTGCAGCTCTCTCGTATCGGTCGAGTAACGAATCCACCGGAAGATGTGCCGTTTGGAGAAATTGTTGAAGACGCCTTGGAGCAGACCTCAGGCGAACTCAAAGCGAATAACGTCGCCGTTTCCATAGCTGAGGACTTCCCGACGGTTCACGTAGATCTGGTACGGATAGCAGAAGTGCTGGTGAATTTTATTACGAACAGCATAAAATACCGGGGCGATCAGCCACAACCGAAGATAGAGATCGGGTATCGCGTAGATGATAAGGGGACCGTGTTCTTCGTGAAGGATAACGGGATAGGAATCGACAAGAGTGCGCACGAAAAAGTGTTCGAGCTGTTCTATCGGGTGGACACGGGCGGAGAAGGAACAGGCGCCGGGCTTGCGATCGTGAAACGGATAGTCGAGGTGCACGGCGGTCGTATCTGGATCGAATCGGAGACGGGTAAAGGATGCACGGTTTGTTTTACGCTGCCCGTGCGATAAAAGCGCAATTTGTAGCGGGCTTGCATCGAAATAGAATAGAACAGAGTCCACGTTGTATTTCGAGCTGGCGTTTGCAGTAGCACGAGTTCAGAAGTACAAAGCACTTAATACCACCGGAAGCGTTAGGTAAGTGAGAGTGAGTGCGTGCGTGCGAGAGAAAATGACCGCGGAGAAGCAGAAGCGAGTGTTTGTTATCGGGCACACGAATCCTGATTCCGATTCCATCTGCTCTGCTATTGGCTATGCGTACCTCAAGAACGCTCTGGATAAGAAATGCCTTTATGCCCCTGCACGAGCGGGCGACGTGAACAGCGAGACGAAATTTGTGCTCGATCGATTCAACTTCGAGCTGCCGCTGGAGATCGAGAGTCTCGCAGCGACTGTTGGTGATATGGACTTGAAGAAGCCCATTGTCGCGGCGCCCAACGATTCTATACGGGATGTCGCATCGTTGATGAGGGAGAAAACCATCCGCACGGTGCCGATCGTTGACCGGGATACGAAGCTCCTGGGCATTGTCGGGCTCCGGGACATCGCGGAATATTACATCGCCAATCTAGGCCGCAAGGACCTATCCGCCACGCCAATCGACCTGAATATCCTGATCAGAACGCTGAATGGGAAAGTAATTCTCAATCCGGAGACCCGGGAGAAATTAACCGGCAGAGTATTCATTGCGGGAATGCAGAAAGCAACGATTTTAAACAAAATCCACGCCGGTGACGTCGTTATTTTAGGCGATAGGTCTGATGTCCAAGTAGATTTGATCAATACTGGCTGCTCAGCTCTTATCGTTACGGGCGATTCGCTGATTAGCCCCGAAGTTGAGAGCGCAGCCGCGGAGAAGGGCACGGTGCTCATCTCGTCACCGCACGATACCTTCACGACCGCCCGGCTACTCGATCTGTCCACGCCGCTCTATTCTATAATGTCGCAGAAAGTACCAATCGCAGAGCTTTATACGCGAATTACTGAATTGCGGCAGAAAGTTTTGGAATCCGAGTATCGCAGTGCGCTAATTGTCGATCACGACCGCCGGCTGCTCGGTATCGTTACCCGAACCGATTTACTGCGGCCCATACGAAAGAACGTCATTTTGGTCGATCATAACGAGAGCTCCCAAGCGGTTGACAGCGTGCAGGAGGCGCATATATTAGAGATTATCGACCATCACCGGGTCGGCGACATCTCAACACTCATGCCCATTCACGTCCGCAATGAGCCGATCGGAAGCACCTGCACAATTGTCGCGGAACAAATGCTGCTTCACCGGATCGAGATCCCGCACGATATAGCTGGCCTGTTGCTTTCCGGCATATTATCCGATACGCTCATACTGACGTTATCGACCACTACGGATCGCGATAAAGAAGTCGCACGTGAATTAGCTCGTATCGCACGAATCGAGATAGCGGAGTACGGCAAGGAACTCTTAGCGGCGAGTATAAGCATCAAAGGTAAATCCGGCAAAGAGATCCTGCTTCACGATTTTAAGGAATACGAACTCGGCGATAAGAGAATCGGCGTGGGGCAAGTAATGGTGATCGACAAGGGCGAGATATACACGAAAGAACGCGATATAAAAACAGAAATGGAGAGTTTACGTGCGGAACGACGCTACGATCTGGTCGTGCTCCTCATTACGAATCCGTTGGAATCAGGCGAGGAACTCATCGTAAAAGGCGAGAAACGGCTGATCGAGAAGGCGTTCGGAATCGAGATACAGAACGACAAAGGCTTCATCCCGCAGACCTTATCGCGGAAGAAAGAGTTCATTCCGAAGGTCGGTTACGTCTGCACTACTTCGTGAGTACTTCTTCGATACGCATCAAGGGATAATTCAGCGCCTCGTCGTATTTCACGCGTACACGCGCTTCCACCGTCTCGTATCGTACCACAACCGTGACGTCCAGCATGTCGCCGCGTAGCTCGCAGTAATTGAACTCGTTCGCACGCTCCCGAACCTTATCGCGGTCTATTTCCGCGGTCACCGAACTCACAAACGGCTGCAGCGATACGCACTCCTTTATCGCGGTCTCTAACGATTTCGCGGTTTCCGGGCTCACAGGCGTGCCAATGAACTGATGGTAGAGCGCGCCCAATTTGATGCCCGCTTCGAAGAGCGCGTTATCGCGGTCCGTTAGTTCTTCGTTTTCTGACATACCTACCGTTACGCTAAAAGTAACATCTTCTTTAAATACTAATACCTATATCACCAATACTTTAATGATACAGATGACCGAAGCGGTAAAACACGGACGGCATCAAACCGAATGGATTACGATCTCCGTAGATGAATACGAGTCGATGCAACGGACAATCGAGGTTCTGTCCGATCGTGATCTCATGAATCAAATCGAAGAAGGCAAGCGAGAAAAGGTGAAGCGTCGCGATTTTGAAGAGCTTGCAAAAGAGCTTGGGATTTAAATTAAAGTTCATCTTTGTGTTTAATTGCTTCGATCTTACAATCTGCGCTTTATAATCAATTGTGTAGATGATCCGGTATCTCCGTTCAAAATATAACTCCCAATAACCGCGAAGCACGCCCCTCAAAGGTTTACCGTGTATCGCTGGATTTTCTTTCAACTTTCTGATTTTAGTGGCAAAACGTTTCTGAATCTCTTTGTCATACTTTTTGAGCCGGTTTTCTGCGGGTTCCTTGAT is a genomic window containing:
- the artA gene encoding archaeosortase A; this translates as MILKSIIPFVSIVLFLLALVFRKRAVGALGWAVFALYCADEVSFYLNKGEYFDASIAVIFLVFTLLFAALMVKSPPVLSEKDGEDLFLTITRIAVITAVFYFPFAEIPALETFIIYATTKITTTVLSLFNVGVYMVYPSSIYSTSSSFHAVYKPIEIVLACTAIQSMVLFAGLAFGVNAPRERKLKAFLVSVPTIYVLNIVRNVFVAAAYFELWFGPPLQSFYIAHGIIARIFVMISLIAVAYAVFIILPEALDIIEDFFRVLLRKQRV
- a CDS encoding type II toxin-antitoxin system RelE/ParE family toxin, producing the protein MYEEVKFAINIKEPAENRLKKYDKEIQKRFATKIRKLKENPAIHGKPLRGVLRGYWELYFERRYRIIYTIDYKAQIVRSKQLNTKMNFNLNPKLFCKLFKIATLHLFSLAFFDLIHEITIGQNLDCPLHRLVFIYGDRNPFGLMPSVFYRFGHLYH
- a CDS encoding dihydroneopterin aldolase family protein, with translation MSENEELTDRDNALFEAGIKLGALYHQFIGTPVSPETAKSLETAIKECVSLQPFVSSVTAEIDRDKVRERANEFNYCELRGDMLDVTVVVRYETVEARVRVKYDEALNYPLMRIEEVLTK
- a CDS encoding putative manganese-dependent inorganic diphosphatase encodes the protein MTAEKQKRVFVIGHTNPDSDSICSAIGYAYLKNALDKKCLYAPARAGDVNSETKFVLDRFNFELPLEIESLAATVGDMDLKKPIVAAPNDSIRDVASLMREKTIRTVPIVDRDTKLLGIVGLRDIAEYYIANLGRKDLSATPIDLNILIRTLNGKVILNPETREKLTGRVFIAGMQKATILNKIHAGDVVILGDRSDVQVDLINTGCSALIVTGDSLISPEVESAAAEKGTVLISSPHDTFTTARLLDLSTPLYSIMSQKVPIAELYTRITELRQKVLESEYRSALIVDHDRRLLGIVTRTDLLRPIRKNVILVDHNESSQAVDSVQEAHILEIIDHHRVGDISTLMPIHVRNEPIGSTCTIVAEQMLLHRIEIPHDIAGLLLSGILSDTLILTLSTTTDRDKEVARELARIARIEIAEYGKELLAASISIKGKSGKEILLHDFKEYELGDKRIGVGQVMVIDKGEIYTKERDIKTEMESLRAERRYDLVVLLITNPLESGEELIVKGEKRLIEKAFGIEIQNDKGFIPQTLSRKKEFIPKVGYVCTTS
- a CDS encoding PAS domain S-box protein; translated protein: MSGEQKGIRILHVDDESSFLTLTKSFLERGDAGFHVDSATSAEEGIMLLKSGNYDLVISDYRMPGMDGLKFLERLRQDGETVPFIMFTGKGREEVAIEALNKGANHYMQKGGDLKSLYGTLAHAIKEVVAKKRAEEALQKSEEMYRTLFENTGTAMMIVEEDMVISHINDEMVNMSGYSKDEIEGRVKWPELVMQDDRERMLKYHRLRRSDQEVAPKSYEFRFIHKQGDARDASLTVTILPGTKKSVISIKDITEKKRMEDELRRSGTLYRTFFEVTNAPTVVLNEDGTFYRVNKEGAKISGFTKEELEGKKSWTEFIANAEDLERMKNIHRLRRDNPDNAPMHYEFLFRDRYGNLRNIYVAAALIPETKKSVVSFMDITERKQMEQEIQSILESVPTGMFFIDFKDPDGRFVRVNKALAERYGMKPEEFKGKTTRQLFPNDADNYIKSDRRVQKSGKPRIEKIRKITTLEGVRWVRLDKVPVKDADGKVIGIIGSEVDITERKQMEDQLKESELKFRTIFDRAVDGILVVDTDTKRFIMANEAISRMLGYTLEELLNMGPMDVIPKEQQPQRREELEKAFTGEIKGMPNIPFERKDGRVIYVNINAGLMKFHAKTYLAGIIRNITEQKRADEERERLLSELEAKNTELERFTYTVSHDLSSPLFAIRGFTSLMREDLEQSETENLNSHLERIETAAVKMEHFLRDTLQLSRIGRVTNPPEDVPFGEIVEDALEQTSGELKANNVAVSIAEDFPTVHVDLVRIAEVLVNFITNSIKYRGDQPQPKIEIGYRVDDKGTVFFVKDNGIGIDKSAHEKVFELFYRVDTGGEGTGAGLAIVKRIVEVHGGRIWIESETGKGCTVCFTLPVR